The Lactobacillus sp. ESL0680 genome has a segment encoding these proteins:
- a CDS encoding FAD-binding protein, with protein sequence METISTKVVVVGSGSSGISASFELYQQKVPFVLIEKGNKVGGAGKFGAHGVFAIDSSQQNKLGVKYDYRDAFQGLTDYNHFFVNGELLARFLKESGKNIDRLTEMGLPVTVEQSEQKAHLNDPLVYHKFNNFAEKIANWDKLPAKFEAAGNQVLMETEVTSLDYDHGLKAVIAKDKTGKQIRIEASKVIFADGGYCGSDEMLQERYSDTADLLNLGEHKSTGVGIRLSQKLGADLRHSPALFAHGCAPSMQINPMKRDSSVETLTNLPLLWLDQTANRFVNEDVVYDFAMWGNAAHNVHGKYYVVLDQATLDYFKDHEVELEDTFERQFCEVGEEPRTAVGPLPNIQQDFDNAIKTGEVVKAGTLEELAQKLNVPVEALKRSLASYNQAVEDKQDDTFLKPAAELLFGVHDGPFYAIIEHCAILGTLDGVNVNRNCEPVREDGSPIKDLYIVGNNVNGLYSDGYPSYEGIANGFAFVSGWIAAKEAIKSLN encoded by the coding sequence ATGGAAACTATTTCTACGAAAGTAGTGGTTGTAGGTTCTGGGTCATCCGGGATTTCTGCAAGTTTTGAACTGTATCAACAAAAGGTTCCGTTTGTTCTGATCGAAAAAGGAAATAAAGTTGGCGGCGCTGGTAAGTTTGGTGCGCATGGTGTCTTTGCGATTGATTCTAGCCAGCAAAATAAGTTAGGCGTTAAGTATGATTATCGTGATGCCTTTCAAGGTTTAACAGATTACAATCATTTTTTTGTTAATGGTGAACTCTTAGCTAGATTTTTGAAAGAATCTGGAAAAAATATTGACCGGTTAACCGAAATGGGCTTGCCGGTAACTGTTGAACAGAGTGAGCAAAAGGCTCACTTGAATGATCCGCTTGTTTATCATAAGTTTAATAATTTTGCGGAAAAAATTGCCAATTGGGACAAATTACCAGCAAAGTTTGAAGCTGCTGGAAATCAAGTGTTAATGGAAACTGAAGTTACTTCTCTTGATTACGATCATGGTCTAAAGGCTGTGATTGCTAAAGACAAGACTGGTAAGCAAATTCGAATTGAAGCCAGCAAAGTGATTTTTGCTGATGGTGGCTATTGCGGCAGCGATGAAATGCTGCAGGAACGTTATTCAGATACTGCTGACTTATTGAATTTAGGAGAACATAAGTCAACAGGAGTTGGAATTCGCTTATCGCAAAAACTTGGTGCTGATTTGCGCCATAGTCCAGCTTTATTTGCTCATGGCTGCGCGCCAAGTATGCAGATTAACCCAATGAAGCGTGATAGCAGCGTCGAAACTTTAACCAATTTGCCGTTATTATGGTTAGACCAAACAGCTAATCGTTTTGTTAATGAAGATGTTGTTTATGACTTTGCCATGTGGGGCAATGCTGCACACAACGTTCATGGCAAATATTATGTTGTTTTAGACCAAGCAACGCTTGATTACTTTAAGGATCATGAAGTTGAGTTAGAAGATACGTTTGAAAGACAATTCTGCGAGGTTGGTGAAGAACCACGGACTGCGGTTGGTCCACTGCCAAATATTCAACAAGACTTTGATAATGCTATTAAAACCGGTGAGGTTGTTAAAGCAGGTACACTTGAAGAATTAGCACAAAAGCTAAATGTTCCCGTTGAAGCTTTGAAGAGAAGCCTAGCTTCTTACAATCAAGCGGTTGAAGATAAACAAGATGACACTTTCTTAAAACCAGCTGCTGAATTGCTGTTTGGAGTTCATGATGGCCCGTTTTATGCAATTATTGAACATTGTGCAATTTTGGGAACTTTAGACGGTGTCAATGTCAATCGTAATTGTGAGCCGGTTAGAGAAGACGGTTCACCAATTAAAGATTTATATATTGTTGGCAATAATGTTAATGGACTTTACTCAGATGGTTATCCAAGCTATGAAGGGATCGCGAACGGCTTTGCCTTTGTCTCAGGTTGGATTGCCGCTAAAGAAGCAATTAAAAGTTTAAATTAG
- a CDS encoding LysR family transcriptional regulator, producing the protein MNYNLMPVKYFVDVVQTHGFISAAKRNYVSETAVSSAIKKLENELGHKLLNRTAGEFSLTPTGELFYERAVEIINSYSEIWHNPDEHPEKLLRIHFLQGLESHAARLANCLPDKYVVSFDEEAFNTSISRLLKNNYDILIGFQLEFAGNSKVITFPLETVDFDLVFNSKSVKKYDQNLKNLAKNSTIYMQDWKSTGILNIQTAMLEAYAQEGWSYKEIAAVNDFSAAYLNVNYRGGLTMLPSTFQSINYCENIYRISPEYLKNKFEIVVAISTSKQKELAQLITKAITLSYQQ; encoded by the coding sequence ATGAATTATAATTTGATGCCGGTTAAGTATTTTGTAGATGTTGTTCAAACACATGGTTTTATCTCTGCTGCTAAAAGAAATTATGTTTCTGAAACGGCTGTGAGTTCAGCGATTAAAAAATTAGAAAACGAACTAGGACATAAGCTGCTTAACCGAACAGCAGGGGAATTTTCTTTAACGCCAACAGGGGAACTTTTCTATGAGCGAGCTGTTGAAATTATTAATTCATATAGTGAAATTTGGCATAATCCAGATGAACATCCTGAGAAATTATTGCGGATTCATTTTTTACAGGGACTAGAAAGTCACGCTGCGCGGCTCGCTAATTGTCTGCCTGATAAGTATGTAGTTAGTTTTGATGAGGAAGCGTTCAACACCAGTATCAGCCGTCTACTTAAGAATAATTATGATATTTTAATTGGCTTTCAGCTTGAATTTGCTGGTAATAGTAAAGTGATTACTTTTCCGTTAGAGACAGTTGATTTTGACTTGGTATTCAATTCTAAGAGTGTAAAAAAGTATGACCAAAACCTAAAGAATTTGGCTAAAAACTCTACCATTTATATGCAAGATTGGAAGTCGACCGGAATTTTAAATATTCAAACTGCAATGTTAGAAGCTTATGCTCAAGAAGGTTGGAGCTATAAGGAAATAGCGGCCGTCAATGATTTTTCTGCTGCGTATTTAAATGTCAATTACAGAGGTGGATTGACAATGCTGCCTAGTACTTTTCAGTCTATCAATTATTGTGAAAATATTTACAGAATATCGCCTGAATATTTGAAGAATAAATTCGAAATCGTTGTTGCAATCAGTACCAGTAAACAAAAGGAATTGGCCCAATTAATAACTAAGGCAATAACTTTAAGTTATCAGCAGTAA
- the pepC gene encoding aminopeptidase C, which yields MTKEITNDAINNYTQDLAKHSGINIASHAAQENGIFKASQNTQTKIDLDPTFSIEIDTGKPADQKQSGRCWMFSALNTMRHPLQKEYKVKDFELSQNFTNFWDKFEKSNWFFENVIATAEQPLGDRKVAFLFATPQQDGGQWDMLCGLIQKYGIVPKTVYPETANATNSSALNDTLNTLLRKDGLELRDLVNAGKSEEAIQTRKNEMLNDVFRILSVSLGVPPTKFDFEYKDDDGNYHRDAAITPKEFFDKYVGMNLEDHVSTINAPTSDKPYHKVFSVEYLGNVVGGRQVRHLNLKIAEMKELIIKQLKAGEVVWFGSNVGKDSDRQLGLLDTNIYKRDELFDIDFSMSKADMLDSGESMMDHAMVITGVDLVNDKPTKWKIENSWGVKPGFKGYFVMSDSWFDSFVYQAVINKKFLPDDLKKAFDEGSKDPIQLLPWDPMGALAFK from the coding sequence ATGACAAAAGAAATCACAAACGATGCTATCAATAACTATACCCAAGACCTTGCTAAGCACTCTGGTATCAATATTGCCAGTCATGCTGCACAAGAAAATGGAATTTTTAAGGCTAGTCAAAATACCCAAACCAAAATTGACCTCGACCCAACTTTTTCAATTGAAATCGATACGGGTAAGCCAGCTGACCAAAAACAATCAGGTCGCTGCTGGATGTTCTCAGCTTTGAACACCATGCGCCACCCACTTCAAAAGGAGTACAAGGTTAAGGACTTTGAATTATCCCAAAACTTTACTAATTTCTGGGACAAGTTCGAAAAGTCTAACTGGTTCTTCGAGAACGTTATTGCCACAGCTGAACAACCACTTGGCGATCGCAAAGTAGCATTTTTATTTGCCACCCCACAACAAGACGGCGGTCAATGGGACATGCTTTGTGGTCTTATCCAAAAATACGGTATCGTACCTAAGACCGTTTATCCAGAAACCGCCAACGCGACAAATTCAAGCGCATTAAATGACACCTTGAATACCTTATTGCGTAAAGACGGATTGGAATTACGCGACTTGGTTAACGCAGGTAAGTCCGAAGAAGCAATTCAAACACGCAAAAACGAAATGTTAAACGATGTTTTCCGGATTTTGTCTGTTTCACTCGGCGTGCCACCTACCAAGTTCGACTTTGAATACAAAGATGATGATGGTAATTATCACCGCGACGCTGCTATTACACCAAAGGAATTCTTTGACAAATATGTCGGCATGAACCTTGAAGACCACGTCTCAACTATTAACGCACCAACAAGCGATAAGCCTTATCACAAGGTCTTTTCTGTTGAGTATCTTGGCAATGTTGTCGGTGGCCGCCAAGTCCGTCACCTCAACTTGAAGATTGCAGAAATGAAGGAATTAATCATCAAGCAATTAAAGGCTGGCGAAGTTGTCTGGTTCGGTTCCAATGTTGGCAAGGATTCTGACCGCCAACTTGGCTTATTAGACACCAATATTTACAAGCGTGACGAATTGTTTGATATTGACTTCTCAATGTCCAAGGCAGACATGCTTGACTCTGGTGAAAGTATGATGGATCACGCCATGGTTATCACTGGTGTTGACCTGGTAAACGACAAACCAACTAAATGGAAGATTGAAAATTCATGGGGTGTTAAACCTGGTTTTAAGGGTTACTTTGTCATGAGTGATTCATGGTTTGATTCCTTTGTTTACCAAGCTGTTATCAACAAGAAGTTCTTACCTGATGACCTTAAAAAGGCCTTTGACGAAGGCAGCAAGGACCCAATCCAATTATTACCTTGGGACC